From Echinicola soli, a single genomic window includes:
- the gnd gene encoding decarboxylating NADP(+)-dependent phosphogluconate dehydrogenase, with the protein MNKLADIGLIGLAVMGENLVLNMESKGFSVAVYNRSTDKVDKFIQGRGAGKNIKGTHSVKELVAALEKPRKVMMLVKAGDPVDSFIDQIIPHLEKGDIIIDGGNSNFTDTIRRTEYVESKGFQFIGTGVSGGEIGALRGPSMMPGGSKEAWPHVKEIFQSVSAKVDGGVPCCDWVGADGAGHYVKMIHNGIEYGDMQIITEAYQFMKDVLKMDYDEMHETFKKWNTGELDSYLIEITADILAYKDEDGAPMVEKILDTAGQKGTGKWTGIEAMHLGVPLTLIAESVFSRFLSAQLDLRDQASQVFQAPEITFEGDKEEMLENLKMAVYGAKLISYAQGYNLLMEASKEYNWDLKYGDIALMWRGGCIIRSAFLGDIKKAFDKNPSLPHLLLDDFFKEKVQKAQPGWRKVCAVAVTNGIPVPSLSASLAYFDGFRSKRLPANLLQAQRDYFGAHTYERTDRPRGEFFHTNWTGEGADTVSTAYNS; encoded by the coding sequence ATGAACAAATTGGCTGATATAGGCCTGATAGGGCTTGCGGTAATGGGAGAAAACCTGGTGCTGAATATGGAAAGCAAAGGATTCTCCGTGGCTGTCTATAACAGGTCTACAGACAAGGTGGACAAATTTATCCAGGGACGGGGAGCCGGTAAAAATATCAAAGGCACCCATTCGGTGAAGGAATTGGTTGCGGCCTTGGAGAAACCCCGAAAGGTGATGATGTTGGTGAAGGCAGGCGATCCAGTGGATAGCTTTATCGACCAGATCATCCCGCACCTGGAGAAGGGTGATATTATCATTGACGGAGGAAATTCCAATTTTACCGATACCATCCGCCGTACCGAATATGTTGAGAGCAAGGGATTCCAGTTCATTGGAACAGGGGTGTCCGGTGGGGAGATAGGCGCATTGCGCGGTCCCTCCATGATGCCCGGTGGGAGCAAGGAAGCCTGGCCACATGTGAAGGAAATCTTCCAGTCCGTATCGGCGAAAGTGGATGGAGGGGTACCCTGCTGCGATTGGGTAGGGGCAGATGGTGCCGGCCATTATGTGAAAATGATCCACAACGGTATCGAATATGGGGATATGCAGATCATCACAGAAGCCTATCAGTTTATGAAGGACGTGCTCAAGATGGACTATGATGAAATGCACGAAACCTTTAAAAAATGGAATACCGGGGAGCTGGATTCCTACTTGATCGAAATTACAGCCGATATTTTGGCCTACAAGGACGAGGATGGAGCACCCATGGTGGAGAAGATCCTTGACACAGCTGGCCAAAAGGGGACCGGTAAATGGACTGGTATCGAAGCCATGCACTTGGGAGTGCCCTTGACCCTGATTGCCGAATCGGTGTTTTCCAGATTCCTCAGCGCGCAGCTGGACCTTCGTGACCAGGCTTCGCAGGTTTTCCAAGCTCCTGAGATCACTTTTGAAGGGGATAAGGAAGAGATGTTGGAAAACCTCAAAATGGCCGTTTATGGCGCCAAGCTCATTTCCTATGCCCAAGGCTATAACCTGCTGATGGAAGCTTCCAAGGAATATAACTGGGACCTGAAGTACGGCGATATTGCCCTGATGTGGAGAGGAGGTTGTATCATTCGTTCTGCTTTCCTCGGTGACATCAAAAAAGCATTTGATAAAAACCCATCATTGCCACACTTGCTACTGGATGATTTCTTTAAGGAAAAAGTACAGAAGGCCCAACCGGGATGGCGAAAAGTATGCGCAGTAGCCGTGACCAATGGTATTCCGGTGCCGTCCTTGAGCGCCTCGCTGGCCTACTTTGATGGCTTCAGGAGCAAGCGGTTGCCCGCCAACCTGCTACAGGCTCAAAGGGACTATTTTGGTGCCCATACCTATGAAAGGACTGACCGTCCACGGGGAGAATTTTTCCATACCAACTGGACAGGAGAAGGTGCCGATACGGTTTCTACGGCCTATAACAGTTAA
- a CDS encoding TolC family protein, with the protein MIKAGIYIGLLFSLVMCIHPDSSAQENGMLAFEQYIQDVLAHHPLSQKARLNVQKAEATVRAARGNFDPVAGADFSQKHYDEKIYYRKLATGVRVPTVAGFDLVAGYEKNSGHNLNPENYIAGDEGLWNAGIELNVLQGLLMDEGRTALKQAKAYAAIAGQEQVLQTNDLYFSAAEAYFYWANSHQSLSIVQESVVLAKNYFENTKTSYFNGEKTAMDTLEAFTVWQDRQNLLQSAQSSYVATVRNLENFLWDQDGNAYLQGREPEELENLREKAAVPQFPIDSVEQHPMLQKSRLDITALQAERRMKQEKLLPKLKLKYMPLLTPDGEGFPGYNENDYKWGFSFSFPLLLRGERGNLQLSKIKVQEKQLDLENKTLGLKNKVLNSQAQIGLLANQVANQKQNVDGYERLLWAESEKFSYGESSVFLLNKRQEKYLEGQLKLVDLITKWQLEKLKYGYFSNTLDIAVEGQ; encoded by the coding sequence ATGATCAAAGCTGGAATTTATATAGGCTTGTTGTTTTCATTGGTGATGTGCATTCATCCGGATTCCTCGGCCCAGGAAAATGGGATGCTTGCCTTTGAGCAGTACATCCAGGATGTGCTGGCCCATCATCCCCTGTCCCAAAAGGCGAGGCTCAATGTGCAAAAGGCAGAAGCCACCGTACGTGCTGCGCGGGGAAATTTTGATCCGGTGGCCGGTGCGGATTTTAGCCAAAAACATTACGATGAGAAGATCTATTACCGGAAACTTGCCACCGGGGTAAGGGTTCCAACAGTGGCTGGTTTTGACCTGGTGGCGGGGTATGAAAAGAATTCAGGCCATAACCTGAACCCGGAAAATTATATCGCTGGGGACGAGGGACTGTGGAATGCCGGCATTGAGCTGAACGTGCTCCAAGGACTGCTGATGGACGAGGGGAGGACGGCCCTGAAGCAGGCGAAGGCCTATGCGGCCATCGCAGGGCAAGAACAGGTATTGCAGACCAATGACCTTTACTTCAGTGCGGCGGAGGCCTATTTCTACTGGGCCAATAGCCATCAGTCCCTATCGATTGTCCAGGAAAGTGTCGTGCTGGCCAAGAATTATTTCGAAAATACCAAAACCTCATATTTTAATGGGGAAAAGACAGCCATGGATACCCTGGAGGCCTTTACCGTGTGGCAGGATCGCCAGAACCTGCTTCAGTCGGCACAGTCGAGTTATGTGGCGACCGTGAGGAACCTGGAGAATTTTCTTTGGGACCAGGATGGAAATGCCTACCTGCAGGGAAGGGAACCAGAGGAACTGGAAAACCTTCGTGAAAAAGCTGCCGTACCACAATTCCCCATTGACTCGGTAGAGCAACATCCCATGCTGCAAAAAAGCCGGCTGGACATTACGGCATTACAGGCGGAAAGAAGGATGAAGCAGGAAAAGCTGCTGCCCAAACTCAAGCTCAAATACATGCCGCTGCTCACTCCCGACGGGGAAGGATTTCCAGGATACAATGAAAACGACTACAAATGGGGTTTTTCCTTTAGCTTTCCTCTGCTGCTGAGAGGGGAACGGGGAAACCTGCAGCTCAGCAAGATCAAGGTTCAGGAAAAGCAGCTGGACCTGGAAAACAAGACCCTTGGGCTGAAAAACAAGGTGCTCAACAGCCAGGCCCAAATTGGGCTGCTGGCCAATCAAGTGGCCAACCAAAAGCAGAACGTGGACGGTTATGAGCGGTTGCTATGGGCGGAATCCGAAAAGTTCAGCTATGGGGAAAGTTCGGTGTTCCTGCTGAACAAGCGCCAGGAAAAATACCTGGAAGGCCAACTCAAGCTGGTAGACCTGATAACCAAATGGCAGCTGGAAAAATTGAAATATGGTTATTTCTCCAATACCCTGGATATTGCTGTGGAAGGGCAGTAG